TGCAAAAGCTATGACCGAAAGTAAACGAAGAGAGTAAGTATTCGGATTCAGACGCATTTTTACTTATACCCATTATCGGAAATCTGGTAAAGCAAAGTCTGTACTGTGACATCTTACTGATATGAaactgaaataaatacttgtttATCATTACTGAGGTATCTTTCAGGTCTAGAGACATATCGAAGAAAAGAGCAGCTGAACTGTTAAGTTTGGGAAAGGTGAGCATAAAATTTGATTATTTCTGATGTTGAGAGTACTGTTACATACTATAACTACTTAAGCTACTTTGCTTTAATACTGCCTTTCAACTTTCCTATGTAAATTAACACACATAGATATAATTCAAAATAGATCAGAGTAgaaagaacatttattagttggaatgtcaatttaatttaatctcCCTCAATTTCAGATAGAGGAAGCTCGATCATACATGCGACGTAGTGTGGACATTACCCACAGTATGGCCTTGAAACTCATAAAGGAGTGCAGAAAGAGAAATGTGGACTGCATCGTGGCTCCATATGAGGCTGATTCTCAACTAGCCTACCTCAATGTCAAGAAATTTGCACATCTTGTCATCACTGAAGATTCAGACCTCATTTTGTTTGGGTGCACTAAGGTATAAATCTTTCATCTATTGGGTCAGAGTTGAAAATCAGTCTTGCTGTCTTGTAGTATGTCTGAAAGaatcattgttattattattatttctcctGCATGTTGGTCAACTCCTGCATGTTGGTAACAACAGCAGCAGACTCAAGAGAAAGAACATTCTTTTAACATAAGAGGACAGAAACGGGGGCCATGTAATCACAGGATTGTAAACGCCCACATATCCACACCTTAAAACACCTGCTTATGGTCGAACAACCGATCGCAAGTAGAacgaaatgttttgttttattcttatttttaacgaggctttgaacaccctgagtgatcatgccagcctcatgggtgctttcgtgtacctatcccttagacaagggattggtcaaccagatagtataaactaaaagccttacttgatagtggctctgccaaccagcaattgatTTCTCCGTTACCAAGAGAAATCACACCCTGAGAGCGGTTGTTATGGTTATGGTAAAGGTCATCGACCTTATGAAGTGTTTTAGGTGAAAAATCCTGTCCCCCTTGCGGGATTTTAATTCTGACGaaacaatatgtcataatattttatatataattttttatttgtttgtttgtattctTGATTATGCACTGTTCAGGAATCGCATTATTCCGAGGGTCTACTTCATACATGTAATACTTTTGTGGTATTATTCATCAGGCCAAACATGATACTAGTACTTTATACTTAACTTACATTTCCAGGTCCTCTTCAAAATGGATCTTGACGGCAGCGGCACATTGGTGGACACAACCAAGCTACCTCTAGTGATGAAATGTCCTATTGAGAACTACACATTCGACAAGTTTAGACAGATGTGCATCATGTCTGGGTGTGACTACCTCGCTTCCCTGCCGGGGATAGGCCTGGCCAAAGCACGACAGTTCATTACTGCTACTCAGGATCCTAATATTGCTAATGTAAGTGGCTACAGCAAGATCTGCACGACAACCGCGTCGCGTGTGGCgcgtattatatcgagggcttcgaccaataggcgtacgacgtttatcggcgtagatagcattcgctgcgtcgcGGTGCAGACTCCGTTGATGAGTTTAATAATGCAGTCAGTGCCCCAACATAATACCTGTGTACACTCCAGCGTTGCCAGACGTcccgatttttaaatcaaaatttaatttccCGCGCGGGACAGGCTCAGTCCCGCTTTTCGGGAATAACTCGACCGTGCGTGCAACGTACTGAGAAAGCGCGGGCGGATGGCACAAACAAGTGTGGACTGGAAATTTTGATTTtcatttccgttttttttttattcagaagaCGAATAAGACTCAACTATTTAACGATAGCGTAAAtctgaataaaaatatcatatttttattaaattacattttctatgcatatttttgctatctattgtcacGTAAACGTAATTTGAACTCAAATTAAAGATAgatattaacaaaataattatatacgttGTTTTACTATGTcccgctttcgacgaaagaatcccgcttttaaaacacacaataacgggttcttatcgcgtttaaaacAATGCATAATCCCGATTTTTTTCACTCAAAATGTTCCAAAATCCCGACTTAGCAAAAAAATCTGGCAACGCTCCTTCACTCAGTCTAATTATGATAATGAAATTCCTTTCTCCAGGCACTAAGGAAGCTACCAAGCTACTTCAACAAGGCGTCGCTGACGGTCACAGATGAGTACAGGGAGAGCTTTCTCAAGGCAGAGGCGACGTTCAAGCATCAATATGTGTACGATCCACTTCAGAGAAAGATGGTGCGGTTGACGGAGCCCGATGATGACGGTAATAAGGCAAAACGATTATAATGCCTGCTGCACGTAGCCGCGCGAGCGGGGCACACAAGCGGTTAAGGGCGCAGGTTCCCAGCTTGCATCAATCTTAACACTTTAGCTGCTATGCACACAACTCTCGTGCCAACGTTACCTAGACTACCGTACGCATGAACACGACTAGCGCGTCCATACTACGACTGTTACGAACAATAGTTCTCTCGCAGTCAGGGAAactcaaagagaaaatttaaatcgcaAAATTTCtgtctcggacgggacttgaacccacagctcttgtcaaccCGGGACGAGCGTCTTAACCATTACACAACCGGGTCCTCcacctgtccatgcgaaattctttcgatctatgtatcgtcattaagccgacgccggcgccacctatctagaatattgagtgcTAATATTACTTTACACCGACAAGCCTACAGTTCACATAACATTTTCTTTCCAATCAAATTACAACTTTTCAATttcataaaatgtatttatacagTTACAACATTTAattcaaacataaatagcctttatacccactgctgggcacaggcctttccTCAATCGATCGGAAGGGATACTCCactaaacaaatgtcaaataagtaatattgcatttagatgaattgctttgatgtggcccttttagcCTCCCAGGGTATCTCGAGCCAGGGCGTCAGGAAAATATGTTGTCTGGAAAATAGAACGATTGTCAACTCATGTTACAGCAAATTACGGAATTTTTGATTTGTTAAACGATTTAAATTTGTATATTTCAGATGTTGAAACCGCGCTGTGCGTGAATGCGGGTGAACTACTAGATGAGACGACAGCTTTCCAGCTGGCACTCGGTAATATTGATCCGTTCTCATTAAAAAAGATGGACGATTGGCATCCTGACGACCGGAAAGACGTAAGACGATTTAGTAatcattaaataagtaatttttacCACAATATTTACCAGATAGTAAgtactaacgctctaactactagaccacggaggctgttgatatCTGATTACTTAACAATTTTTCCAGAATGGAAGCATAAAAACAGACAGCTGGAAGGAAGTAGCGAAGCACCCAAGCATCTGGAGTAAAGACTTCTCCCTACACCTGGATGACCCTTGTCCATGGCAGAAGAAGCCCAGGAAAGTGGAGCCCATAATAGCGGCTCCGCAGACTCGGGCGAGGACGACTGTCGTCAATCTGGTTCCTAAATACGTCGCGGAGACTCAGGATGAAAggtaatttaacataacataagcttacgaatatatctcaattggggtggtcagaggtacatcgtcTGCATGATGagacacttcaggtccccgataccgaccccgccggcgtggtcgacgatttccctcattcagcgcttatcgctatcgacccactagggtcgattaattctttcaaatatttttcctctcagacgacgccctgagccgcgcgcccaactgggcaccctcaggcctgttgtcttaaacgttgtaccgggtgagagccttcagcgctccccatttgtccggccaagtagttaatgccatctgcggcaaatctacaaaaagtcacgtcaaaaaaaaatctgcatGATGAGCTATGAAAAGTACCCAAAACTCATGAatctttctgttacaccaacgtgataggtgatgagccgtatcgccgtctataatggtcgaaacaCAAAGCTATGCTTAAAGGTGCTACCACGCTCGCTCGAATACCGACCGATGCCGTTGATCGACAATAGAATGGAACAGTCGACGTCTATCGTCAGTTGTCACAGCGCCGACAACacagtaccaacctcatcagccctcatgtcagggttattattgagctgccaaaggctctgacatgacttatgtaacgactacttacttacgtcactaactagtaaccgggaccaatggcttaatgcGCTTTTCCAAGcatggattatcttactttcggacaatcagggtgATCAAACTGTAATACCCTgaacaaactagggaccacaaagttatttttgtgatatgtccccacaggaattcgaacccgagacctcagATGAAGATCCGAGATGGTTTGATCTTTATCGATTTCGGTTGTCGCGCGCGGCATGTTTATTCCATCCCTAAATAGTAATGAGCTATACTGTTTTCTTTGCCaaggtttaataattatatttctgtACCTTATTAAAATCGGTTTAGTAGTCAGTTACGTTCGCATTAACAATATTAGTAGGGAGTAAAGAGTTTATATTAGTATTCTGTGGAGATATGACTGATCGAATTTTGGTAGTTGTAGGTTGAAATTTGCTATTGGTTTTATgacctttatttaataatttatcaataTTCATAGAAAAACAAGGATCAAAGATGAAATTCCACATTTCTGTTTCAGTTTAACAATAGAGAACCTGAGCACCATGTACTGTGTTCAACCAGctgctaaaaaaataaagactgaCTGTGATAGCCAAGAAGCGTTTAGTCAAAACGAACACAATTTAGCTTTAGGCGAAAGTGAGATTATCAAGAACCTGCCTTCAACACAGAACAGGTCACCTATACTGGAAAACAAAGAGAGATCTTTTAAGAAATGTTTGAAGAACGGAAACATTATGAAAAGACTGAGTAAGTTTACTAGAACTGTCCTGGACGAAGATAATGTT
This sequence is a window from Pectinophora gossypiella chromosome 14, ilPecGoss1.1, whole genome shotgun sequence. Protein-coding genes within it:
- the LOC126372735 gene encoding exonuclease 1 isoform X2, with amino-acid sequence MGITGLIPFLEKASRRANVDEFSGCTVAIDSYCWLHKGAFACADKLVRGEDTDIHIKYCLKYVTMLLSKNIKPILVFDGRHLPAKAMTESKRRESRDISKKRAAELLSLGKIEEARSYMRRSVDITHSMALKLIKECRKRNVDCIVAPYEADSQLAYLNVKKFAHLVITEDSDLILFGCTKVLFKMDLDGSGTLVDTTKLPLVMKCPIENYTFDKFRQMCIMSGCDYLASLPGIGLAKARQFITATQDPNIANALRKLPSYFNKASLTVTDEYRESFLKAEATFKHQYVYDPLQRKMVRLTEPDDDDVETALCVNAGELLDETTAFQLALGNIDPFSLKKMDDWHPDDRKDNGSIKTDSWKEVAKHPSIWSKDFSLHLDDPCPWQKKPRKVEPIIAAPQTRARTTVVNLVPKYVAETQDESLTIENLSTMYCVQPAAKKIKTDCDSQEAFSQNEHNLALGESEIIKNLPSTQNRSPILENKERSFKKCLKNGNIMKRLSKFTRTVLDEDNVVESKFFSPTSSVDLDNSVNEKDTSRNSIVIEESPEKVSRNPFKVKTVADINKTADVFNTQSEHNNAMQIDSQNEDLFDTELSSSQKENSPRKSPILEPSPRLKKPFRLTESDIVIENTYPLETLVTPVDSQISYGDSQESALPWNTKTSPKSNSQPFRNNGVKRPTCRVPGLKRTASLPTNQPTLLSKFGFQKKPILRR
- the LOC126372735 gene encoding exonuclease 1 isoform X1; the encoded protein is MGITGLIPFLEKASRRANVDEFSGCTVAIDSYCWLHKGAFACADKLVRGEDTDIHIKYCLKYVTMLLSKNIKPILVFDGRHLPAKAMTESKRRESRDISKKRAAELLSLGKIEEARSYMRRSVDITHSMALKLIKECRKRNVDCIVAPYEADSQLAYLNVKKFAHLVITEDSDLILFGCTKVLFKMDLDGSGTLVDTTKLPLVMKCPIENYTFDKFRQMCIMSGCDYLASLPGIGLAKARQFITATQDPNIANALRKLPSYFNKASLTVTDEYRESFLKAEATFKHQYVYDPLQRKMVRLTEPDDDDVETALCVNAGELLDETTAFQLALGNIDPFSLKKMDDWHPDDRKDNGSIKTDSWKEVAKHPSIWSKDFSLHLDDPCPWQKKPRKVEPIIAAPQTRARTTVVNLVPKYVAETQDESLTIENLSTMYCVQPAAKKIKTDCDSQEAFSQNEHNLALGESEIIKNLPSTQNRSPILENKERSFKKCLKNGNIMKRLSKFTRTVLDEDNVVESKFFSPTSSVDLDNSVNEKDTSRNSIVIEESPEKVSRNPFKVKTVADINKTADVFNTQSEHNNAMQIDSQNEDLFDTELSSSQKENSPRKSPILEPSPRLKKPFRLKLEEPQCDPPLSQMTESDIVIENTYPLETLVTPVDSQISYGDSQESALPWNTKTSPKSNSQPFRNNGVKRPTCRVPGLKRTASLPTNQPTLLSKFGFQKKPILRR